The following are encoded together in the Aciduricibacillus chroicocephali genome:
- the rho gene encoding transcription termination factor Rho: MSGLTISKLETLTLKEIYNLAREYKVSYYAKLTKRELIFAILKAQAEKDGFFFMDGILEIIPSEGFGFLRPINYAPSAEDIYISASQIRRFDLRNGDKVSGKVRPPKENERYFGLLHVDAVNGQNPDSAKERVHFPALTALYPDRLMKMETEQNQLSTRIMDMMAPVGFGQRGLIVAAPKAGKTILLKQIAHSISTNHPDTKLIILLVDERPEEVTDIERSVHPNVDVVSSTFDEVPESHIRVSELVLERAMRLVEHKRDVVILMDSITRLARAYNLAIPPSGRTLSGGIDPAAFHRPKRFFGAARNIEEGGSLTILATALVDTGSRMDDVIYEEFKGTGNMELHLDRQLAERRIFPAIDILRSGTRKEELLLPKEDLEKAWAMRKSMQDSHEFLERFLKKLRNTKSNEDFLAQVEEEMKRKK; the protein is encoded by the coding sequence ATGAGCGGATTGACAATATCAAAACTGGAAACTTTGACTTTGAAAGAAATCTATAATCTGGCACGCGAGTACAAAGTCTCGTATTATGCCAAACTGACAAAACGTGAACTCATTTTCGCTATTTTGAAAGCGCAGGCGGAAAAAGACGGGTTCTTCTTCATGGATGGTATTCTTGAAATCATCCCTTCGGAAGGATTCGGATTTTTGCGTCCGATCAACTATGCGCCAAGTGCAGAGGACATTTACATTTCTGCATCTCAAATTCGCCGATTTGATTTACGTAATGGGGATAAAGTTTCCGGAAAAGTGCGTCCGCCTAAAGAAAATGAGCGCTACTTCGGTCTGTTGCATGTAGATGCAGTCAATGGCCAGAATCCTGATTCAGCGAAGGAACGTGTTCACTTCCCGGCACTTACTGCCCTCTATCCGGATCGTCTTATGAAGATGGAAACGGAACAAAACCAATTGTCGACGCGAATTATGGATATGATGGCTCCAGTCGGCTTCGGGCAGCGCGGTCTTATTGTTGCTGCACCAAAGGCGGGTAAGACAATTTTGCTTAAGCAAATTGCCCACAGCATATCAACAAATCACCCGGATACGAAGCTGATCATCCTTCTCGTTGACGAACGTCCTGAGGAAGTAACAGACATTGAGCGCTCCGTTCATCCGAATGTTGATGTTGTCAGCTCGACTTTCGATGAAGTACCGGAAAGCCATATCCGAGTTTCTGAGCTTGTGCTGGAGCGGGCGATGCGTCTTGTAGAGCATAAGCGCGATGTCGTTATTCTTATGGATAGCATTACTAGACTCGCCCGTGCGTACAACTTGGCGATTCCACCAAGCGGACGGACACTTTCTGGTGGTATTGACCCGGCAGCATTCCACCGTCCGAAACGATTCTTCGGAGCAGCACGCAACATTGAAGAAGGCGGAAGTCTGACAATCCTTGCTACAGCGCTTGTTGATACAGGTTCACGCATGGATGACGTTATTTATGAGGAATTCAAAGGAACAGGCAATATGGAACTCCATCTCGATCGCCAGCTCGCTGAACGCCGCATCTTCCCGGCAATCGATATTTTGCGTTCCGGGACACGAAAAGAAGAACTACTTCTGCCAAAAGAAGATCTCGAGAAAGCTTGGGCCATGCGCAAATCAATGCAGGACTCCCATGAATTCCTCGAACGCTTCCTGAAAAAACTCCGCAACACAAAAAGCAACGAAGACTTCCTAGCGCAGGTAGAGGAAGAAATGAAGAGGAAAAAATAG
- a CDS encoding recombinase family protein, with protein sequence MIIGYMRPNSEDENCEKQLTLLKKHGCDEFFVETHASAKRRVELQSLLSKLSPGDKIVFERLFTLGDSTKHLKEMIDEIESKSAFLHSIWEKIDTSDQTDYPFSEIVHHLANFQSDMISESTKKGLYEAKQKGTSAGRPRKPDENVKRAITMYESKKYTLEEIKQETGISKSTLYRYLEK encoded by the coding sequence ATGATCATTGGATATATGCGGCCGAATTCCGAAGATGAGAACTGTGAGAAACAATTGACATTGCTAAAGAAACACGGTTGTGATGAATTTTTCGTGGAAACCCACGCTTCAGCAAAGAGAAGAGTGGAGCTGCAGTCGCTGCTGTCAAAGTTATCCCCTGGGGATAAGATTGTGTTCGAACGGCTCTTCACACTTGGGGATTCAACAAAACATCTAAAAGAAATGATTGATGAAATAGAAAGTAAATCCGCTTTCCTCCATTCCATTTGGGAAAAGATCGATACGAGCGATCAAACAGATTATCCATTTAGCGAAATCGTTCATCATTTGGCGAATTTCCAAAGCGATATGATTAGTGAAAGCACGAAAAAAGGGCTGTATGAAGCGAAGCAAAAAGGCACTTCTGCCGGTCGTCCCCGCAAACCGGACGAGAATGTAAAACGCGCAATCACAATGTATGAAAGCAAGAAATACACCCTTGAGGAAATTAAACAAGAAACAGGCATCAGCAAATCGACTTTATACCGTTATCTAGAAAAATGA
- a CDS encoding UDP-N-acetylglucosamine 1-carboxyvinyltransferase: MQKMLIEGGRTLSGTVKIGGAKNSAVALLPAAILADSEVTIEGLPQISDMNALSELLQEIGGEVRWDGSTVHIDPSKMISMPLPNGHVKQLRASYYFMGAMLGRFKQAVIGLPGGCYLGPRPIDQHIKGFEALGAKVTNEQGAIYLRAEELRGTTIYLDIVSVGATINIMLAAVLAKGKTVIENAAKEPEIIDVATLLTNMGAKIKGAGTDVIRIEGVESLHGTKHTIIPDRIEAGTYAIAAAAVGGEVLIDNVIPQHLESLLAKLREMGVRIEEKDDQLLVIGGGKLKGVDIKTLVYPGFPTDLQQPFTSLLTKAEGVGIVTDTVYTARLKHIDELRRMNAPIKVESGSAIVSGPAKLEGARVRASDLRAGAALVIAGLMASGVTEVTGLEHIDRGYEDLTGKLTSLGASIWRDEMTVDEEEQTKNS; this comes from the coding sequence ATGCAAAAAATGTTAATCGAAGGTGGCCGCACACTGTCGGGTACAGTGAAAATCGGGGGCGCGAAAAACAGCGCTGTCGCGTTGCTGCCTGCCGCTATTTTGGCTGATTCCGAAGTGACAATAGAGGGTTTGCCTCAAATTTCGGATATGAATGCGCTAAGTGAACTGTTGCAGGAAATCGGCGGTGAAGTGAGATGGGATGGGTCAACTGTCCATATCGATCCGTCAAAGATGATTTCCATGCCGTTGCCGAATGGACATGTGAAGCAATTACGCGCTTCTTATTACTTCATGGGTGCTATGCTCGGACGATTTAAACAAGCAGTAATCGGACTGCCTGGGGGCTGTTATCTCGGTCCGCGTCCGATTGACCAGCATATTAAAGGATTCGAAGCACTTGGTGCTAAAGTGACGAATGAACAGGGAGCAATCTACCTGCGTGCCGAGGAATTGCGCGGTACGACAATTTATCTGGATATTGTTAGTGTTGGCGCCACGATCAACATCATGCTTGCTGCCGTTCTCGCAAAAGGGAAGACGGTTATTGAGAATGCTGCAAAGGAACCTGAAATCATCGATGTCGCAACATTGCTTACGAATATGGGAGCGAAGATTAAGGGTGCAGGCACTGATGTGATCCGCATTGAAGGGGTAGAATCTTTGCATGGTACGAAGCATACGATTATCCCGGATCGGATCGAAGCCGGTACTTATGCAATCGCTGCTGCAGCTGTCGGCGGTGAAGTGCTCATTGATAATGTCATTCCCCAGCATCTTGAGTCACTCTTGGCAAAATTGCGTGAAATGGGCGTCCGCATTGAGGAAAAGGATGATCAACTTCTCGTCATTGGCGGCGGGAAGCTGAAAGGCGTGGACATCAAGACACTTGTCTACCCGGGATTCCCTACAGATTTGCAGCAGCCTTTCACAAGCCTTCTGACCAAAGCTGAAGGTGTCGGCATCGTGACGGATACAGTTTATACTGCACGACTGAAACATATCGATGAGTTGCGCCGGATGAATGCGCCGATCAAAGTCGAGAGCGGATCTGCGATTGTATCAGGTCCTGCGAAGCTTGAAGGCGCTAGAGTAAGGGCATCGGACCTTCGTGCTGGAGCTGCTCTTGTCATTGCCGGGCTCATGGCGAGCGGTGTGACTGAAGTAACAGGACTTGAGCATATCGACCGTGGTTATGAAGATTTGACAGGCAAACTGACATCTCTTGGAGCCAGTATATGGCGTGATGAAATGACGGTTGACGAAGAGGAACAGACGAAGAATTCCTAA
- a CDS encoding response regulator produces the protein MAEILVVDDHTGIRLLLQETFTHEGYEVHTASTGQDALNMLQKHTYKLLMLDNQLPIYSGIEVIEQMQILGIYVPTVFMTGMRDGIACEDWLGQVTEAVIEKPFNLQDVCSLARYIIEGGTS, from the coding sequence ATGGCGGAGATTCTGGTGGTGGATGACCACACGGGTATTCGCTTGCTTTTGCAAGAAACATTTACGCATGAAGGGTATGAAGTACATACGGCTTCAACGGGGCAGGATGCACTGAATATGCTGCAGAAACATACTTATAAACTTTTGATGCTTGATAATCAGCTTCCGATCTACTCAGGAATTGAGGTGATCGAGCAGATGCAGATACTCGGAATATATGTGCCGACTGTTTTTATGACGGGCATGCGTGACGGGATTGCCTGCGAAGATTGGCTCGGTCAAGTGACAGAAGCGGTGATTGAAAAACCATTCAATTTACAGGATGTTTGCAGCCTGGCACGTTACATAATTGAAGGCGGAACAAGTTAA
- the fsa gene encoding fructose-6-phosphate aldolase, with protein sequence MKFFIDTANIDEIRKANELGILAGVTTNPSLVAKEGVSFHDRLREITKEVAGSVSAEVIAEDAEGMIKEGKELAAIAPNITVKVPMTLEGLKAVKAFSDLGIKTNVTLIFNANQALLAARAGATYVSPFLGRLDDIGQNGVELIAQISDIFDIHDIPTQIIAASIRHPQHVTEAALNGADIATIPFKVLSTLAAHPLTDKGIEIFMKDWNNRK encoded by the coding sequence ATGAAATTTTTCATTGATACAGCCAATATCGACGAAATCAGAAAGGCCAATGAGCTTGGTATTCTGGCAGGTGTTACAACGAATCCAAGTCTTGTGGCAAAAGAAGGCGTCTCTTTCCATGACCGTCTCCGTGAGATTACAAAAGAGGTTGCCGGTTCAGTAAGCGCTGAAGTTATTGCTGAAGATGCTGAAGGCATGATTAAGGAAGGTAAGGAACTGGCTGCCATTGCACCGAACATTACGGTGAAAGTTCCGATGACATTGGAAGGCTTGAAGGCGGTTAAAGCATTCAGCGATCTTGGGATCAAAACGAATGTAACGCTTATTTTCAATGCGAACCAGGCTTTGCTCGCAGCGCGTGCAGGAGCGACATATGTTTCTCCATTCCTTGGACGTCTTGATGATATTGGACAAAACGGAGTCGAGCTGATTGCTCAGATTTCTGATATTTTTGATATACATGATATTCCGACTCAGATCATTGCAGCATCAATCCGCCATCCGCAGCATGTTACGGAAGCGGCTCTTAATGGAGCGGATATCGCTACAATTCCATTCAAAGTATTGAGCACACTTGCAGCTCATCCACTAACTGATAAGGGAATTGAGATCTTCATGAAAGACTGGAACAACCGCAAGTAA
- the rpoE gene encoding DNA-directed RNA polymerase subunit delta, whose amino-acid sequence MNHSQEELKNVAMIDLANMLMKDEKKALDFHEAFDRIAKIKGFSEGEKDEQLVQFYTDLNVDGRFMTIGSNVWGLKRWYPVDQIDEEVAAAPTKKRKKAVKDEDEDFDEDYVFEEEEELELEAGFDGDEEEEEEGLEADRIKNKDFDDDEDDEDDEANVFAEGFDIIDTDEEDEE is encoded by the coding sequence GTGAATCACAGCCAAGAAGAATTGAAGAATGTGGCCATGATTGACCTGGCGAACATGCTTATGAAAGATGAGAAAAAAGCTCTCGATTTCCACGAAGCTTTTGATAGAATTGCCAAAATCAAAGGATTTTCAGAAGGTGAAAAGGATGAACAGCTTGTCCAGTTCTACACAGATTTGAATGTGGACGGCAGATTCATGACAATCGGTTCGAACGTATGGGGTCTGAAGCGCTGGTATCCGGTCGACCAGATTGATGAGGAAGTTGCAGCTGCGCCTACGAAAAAGCGCAAGAAAGCTGTTAAGGATGAAGATGAGGACTTCGACGAAGATTATGTATTCGAAGAAGAGGAAGAACTTGAGCTTGAAGCTGGTTTCGACGGTGACGAGGAAGAAGAGGAAGAAGGCCTTGAAGCAGATCGAATCAAGAACAAGGACTTTGACGACGACGAAGATGATGAAGATGACGAAGCGAACGTATTCGCGGAAGGCTTCGATATCATTGATACAGATGAGGAAGACGAAGAGTAA
- a CDS encoding DUF1934 domain-containing protein gives MKSDKIPVLIRLETVISDDNGEERNSSSHTGMLRRVEHADVITYEEEYEGSMIRNLVTVKSASASIKRSGAVGMHQSFKPDGITENVYQHPHGSLHMETRTERFFHGKGPEGGKLEIAYTVRLNGQEERNHQLMFEYEKEADGE, from the coding sequence ATGAAATCTGACAAAATACCCGTATTGATCAGACTGGAGACTGTGATCTCCGATGACAATGGGGAAGAGAGAAACAGCTCAAGCCACACTGGGATGCTGAGACGTGTGGAACATGCCGATGTCATTACGTATGAAGAGGAATACGAAGGAAGCATGATCCGCAATCTCGTGACAGTGAAGTCCGCTTCCGCAAGCATTAAACGGTCGGGCGCTGTTGGCATGCACCAATCTTTTAAGCCGGACGGCATTACAGAGAATGTCTACCAGCATCCGCACGGTTCTCTTCATATGGAGACGCGGACAGAGCGTTTCTTTCATGGGAAAGGGCCTGAGGGCGGCAAGCTAGAGATTGCCTATACAGTCAGGCTCAATGGACAGGAAGAACGGAATCATCAACTAATGTTCGAATATGAGAAGGAGGCGGACGGCGAATGA
- a CDS encoding thymidine kinase, with amino-acid sequence MQEYMKQDGWIEVIAGSMFSGKSEELIRRVKRATYAHLDIRVFKPRIDDRYAKSDVVSHNGTKTLARPVDNTEELLKELAAERKKIDIVAIDEVQFFDSAIVGAVQQLADEGIRVIVAGLDTDFRGEPFGPMPELFAIAEFVTKLSAICPICGGPATRTQRLIDGAPASYEDPIILVGASESYEPRCRHHHDVPGHPLSKSQLCTLQEKQ; translated from the coding sequence ATGCAGGAATATATGAAACAGGACGGCTGGATTGAAGTGATTGCCGGCAGCATGTTCTCTGGTAAATCCGAGGAGCTGATCCGTCGGGTGAAGCGAGCGACTTATGCACATCTGGATATCCGGGTTTTTAAGCCGAGAATTGACGATCGTTATGCAAAAAGTGACGTCGTTTCCCACAATGGGACAAAAACATTGGCGCGTCCTGTGGATAATACGGAAGAGCTTCTAAAGGAATTGGCAGCTGAGCGAAAGAAAATTGACATTGTCGCAATAGATGAAGTCCAATTTTTCGACAGTGCGATCGTCGGTGCGGTGCAGCAGCTTGCTGATGAAGGTATCCGGGTCATCGTAGCAGGACTCGATACAGATTTTCGAGGAGAGCCATTTGGACCAATGCCAGAGCTGTTTGCGATTGCTGAATTTGTGACCAAGCTTTCGGCCATTTGCCCGATTTGCGGTGGTCCGGCAACACGGACGCAGCGACTTATTGATGGAGCGCCGGCTTCTTATGAAGATCCTATTATTCTCGTTGGAGCATCGGAAAGCTATGAACCGAGATGTCGCCACCATCATGATGTGCCGGGACACCCGCTTAGCAAAAGCCAGCTTTGTACATTGCAAGAAAAGCAATAA
- a CDS encoding CTP synthase gives MTKYIFVTGGVVSSLGKGITAASLGRLLKNRGLKVTLQKFDPYINVDPGTMSPYQHGEVFVTEDGAETDLDLGHYERFIDINLNKYSNITTGKVYSSVIAKERRGDYLGATVQVIPHITNEIKEQVLRAGQETKADVVITEIGGTVGDIESLPFLEAIRQIKNDIGRNHVMYVHCTLVPFIKAAGEIKTKPTQHSVKELRSLGIQPDMIVLRTEYPISQDIKDKIALFCDTNKEAVVEMRDADTLYQVPLALQEQHADDLVCKHFGLDCAPADMEEWKQLVDKVRGLSKKVHIGLVGKYVELPDAYLSVAESLKHAGYAYDTDIEIHWINAEELDSESIREELSHVDGILVPGGFGDRGIEGKIEAIRYARENKIPFFGICLGMQLATVEFARNVAGLEDAHSAEFQPQAKHPIIDLLPEQKGISDLGGTLRLGAYPCKLVDGTKTKEAYGNVDMVDERHRHRYEFNNDYREQLEGKGLVFSGTSPDGRLVETIELPDHPWFVACQFHPEFKSRPTRPQELFAGFVGAAVKHQG, from the coding sequence TTGACTAAATACATTTTTGTCACTGGTGGCGTTGTATCTTCACTTGGCAAGGGCATTACAGCGGCTTCCCTGGGCCGTTTGCTGAAAAATCGCGGATTGAAGGTAACACTTCAGAAGTTCGATCCATACATCAACGTAGACCCGGGAACAATGAGCCCGTACCAGCACGGTGAAGTATTCGTAACAGAAGATGGGGCTGAAACAGACCTTGACCTTGGTCACTACGAACGTTTCATCGATATCAACTTGAACAAGTATTCCAACATTACGACTGGTAAAGTATATTCCAGTGTCATTGCCAAAGAACGCCGCGGTGATTATCTTGGTGCTACAGTTCAGGTCATCCCGCATATTACGAATGAAATCAAAGAACAAGTATTGCGCGCCGGCCAGGAAACGAAGGCAGACGTCGTTATTACTGAAATCGGCGGTACTGTTGGTGATATCGAATCTCTTCCATTCCTTGAAGCGATTCGCCAAATCAAAAATGATATCGGACGTAACCACGTCATGTATGTTCATTGCACACTCGTACCATTCATCAAGGCTGCCGGTGAAATCAAGACTAAACCGACACAGCATAGCGTTAAGGAATTGCGTTCACTCGGTATCCAGCCTGATATGATCGTGCTTCGTACAGAGTATCCGATCAGCCAGGACATCAAGGATAAGATTGCTTTGTTCTGCGATACGAATAAAGAAGCAGTTGTTGAAATGCGCGATGCTGATACATTGTACCAAGTACCACTTGCTCTTCAAGAGCAGCATGCGGATGATCTTGTCTGCAAACATTTCGGTCTGGATTGTGCACCAGCTGATATGGAAGAGTGGAAGCAGCTTGTTGATAAAGTACGCGGTTTGTCGAAAAAAGTTCACATCGGCCTTGTCGGTAAATATGTGGAACTTCCAGATGCATACCTTTCTGTAGCTGAATCTCTTAAGCACGCAGGTTATGCATATGATACAGATATCGAAATCCATTGGATCAATGCTGAAGAATTGGATAGCGAATCAATCCGTGAAGAATTGTCTCACGTTGATGGTATTCTTGTTCCAGGCGGCTTCGGTGATCGCGGTATTGAAGGCAAGATTGAAGCGATCCGCTATGCACGCGAGAACAAGATTCCGTTCTTCGGTATTTGCCTTGGTATGCAGTTGGCAACTGTTGAATTTGCCCGTAATGTAGCCGGTCTTGAAGATGCACACTCAGCTGAATTCCAGCCACAGGCGAAGCATCCAATCATCGACTTGCTTCCTGAACAGAAAGGTATTTCCGATCTTGGAGGCACATTGCGTCTTGGGGCTTACCCTTGCAAACTTGTTGATGGTACGAAGACAAAAGAAGCTTATGGCAACGTTGATATGGTCGATGAGCGCCATCGCCACCGTTATGAGTTCAATAACGACTATCGCGAGCAGCTTGAAGGCAAAGGACTTGTCTTCTCTGGTACGAGCCCAGACGGACGTCTTGTTGAAACAATCGAGCTTCCGGATCACCCTTGGTTCGTCGCTTGCCAGTTCCATCCTGAGTTCAAGTCTCGTCCAACACGCCCACAAGAACTCTTTGCAGGTTTCGTAGGAGCAGCTGTAAAGCACCAAGGTTAA
- a CDS encoding type B 50S ribosomal protein L31, which translates to MKQDIHPEYRKVVFLDSSSDFKFLSGSTKSSDETIEWEDGNTYPVIRVEISSDTHPFYTGKQKADKVGGRVDRFKKKYNL; encoded by the coding sequence ATGAAACAGGATATCCATCCGGAATACCGCAAAGTTGTATTTCTTGATTCTAGCTCAGACTTCAAATTCTTGAGCGGTTCTACTAAATCTTCTGACGAAACAATCGAGTGGGAAGATGGCAACACTTACCCTGTAATCCGTGTTGAAATCAGCTCTGACACACATCCGTTCTACACTGGTAAGCAGAAAGCTGACAAAGTCGGCGGACGTGTTGATCGTTTCAAAAAGAAATACAATCTCTAA
- the argS gene encoding arginine--tRNA ligase, producing MNVLSQTEDQLKQAIADAVLKAELATAAEMPDIILEKPKDKQHGDFAANIAMQLARIAKKAPRQIAEDIVNTLDKSKASVDEIEIAGPGFINFFMKEDYLGDLVKLILDEKADYGKTGAGNGQRIQVEFVSVNPTGDLHLGHARGAAFGDVLCNVLAAAGYDVDREYYINDAGSQIDNLAKSVDARYFQELGEDREMPEDGYHGEDVIGIAKALVMEYKESWTEKSEEERLDFFKEYGLKYELNKLRVDLDRFGVFFDNWFSERSLYKDGKIDDALRKLAEGEYTYQKEGALWFRSTDFGDDKDRVLIKNDGNYTYLTPDIAYHKDKLDRGYDKIINVWGADHHGYIPRMRAAIQALGYPADKMDVKIIQMVNLFEGGEKMKMSKRAGKLVALRDLVDEVGVDAVRYYFLTRSNDSQLDFDVELARSQSNDNPVFYVQYAHARICTMLKQAESKGFNVDGDFDASLLTSEKELDLLKQLGAFPQAVADAAEKFAPHKMTQYVFELASALHSFYNAEKVLDPENKELTQSRIALMRAVRITLQNSLKLLGVKAPEQM from the coding sequence ATGAACGTCTTGTCACAAACAGAAGATCAGCTGAAACAGGCCATTGCAGATGCAGTCCTCAAGGCCGAGCTTGCAACGGCTGCAGAAATGCCCGATATCATCTTGGAAAAACCGAAAGACAAACAGCATGGCGACTTTGCGGCGAATATTGCGATGCAGCTCGCACGCATTGCGAAGAAAGCACCTCGCCAGATCGCTGAAGACATCGTGAACACCCTTGATAAATCTAAGGCTTCCGTTGATGAAATTGAGATTGCCGGACCTGGTTTCATCAATTTCTTCATGAAAGAAGATTATCTTGGAGACCTTGTCAAACTCATTCTTGATGAAAAAGCCGACTATGGTAAAACTGGTGCTGGTAATGGGCAACGCATCCAAGTTGAATTCGTATCTGTAAACCCGACAGGCGACTTGCACCTTGGACATGCCCGTGGCGCTGCATTTGGCGATGTACTTTGCAATGTGCTTGCAGCAGCTGGCTATGACGTCGACCGTGAATACTATATCAATGATGCAGGAAGCCAGATTGATAATCTTGCGAAGTCTGTGGATGCTCGTTATTTCCAAGAGCTTGGTGAAGACCGTGAAATGCCGGAAGACGGCTACCATGGTGAAGATGTCATCGGCATTGCCAAAGCCCTTGTCATGGAATACAAAGAGAGCTGGACGGAGAAGTCAGAAGAAGAGCGTCTTGATTTCTTCAAGGAATATGGATTGAAGTACGAGCTGAACAAGCTTCGTGTCGACTTGGACCGCTTCGGTGTCTTCTTTGACAATTGGTTCTCAGAAAGAAGTCTTTACAAGGACGGCAAAATTGACGATGCTTTGAGAAAGCTCGCCGAGGGTGAGTATACGTATCAGAAAGAGGGCGCGCTCTGGTTCCGCTCCACAGACTTCGGTGATGACAAAGACCGTGTTCTTATTAAAAATGATGGCAACTATACGTATTTGACTCCGGATATCGCTTACCATAAGGACAAGCTTGATCGTGGTTATGACAAGATCATCAACGTTTGGGGTGCAGACCACCACGGATATATTCCGCGCATGCGCGCAGCAATCCAGGCGCTTGGCTATCCAGCAGACAAAATGGATGTGAAAATCATCCAGATGGTGAACCTGTTCGAAGGCGGCGAAAAGATGAAAATGTCGAAGCGGGCAGGGAAGCTCGTTGCATTGCGTGACCTGGTTGATGAAGTAGGTGTTGACGCAGTCCGCTACTACTTCCTGACACGTTCGAATGACTCTCAGCTCGACTTCGATGTGGAACTCGCAAGATCCCAGTCCAACGACAACCCGGTCTTCTACGTTCAGTACGCACATGCCCGCATTTGCACAATGCTGAAGCAGGCTGAGAGCAAAGGCTTTAACGTTGATGGCGATTTTGACGCGAGCTTGCTTACTTCTGAAAAGGAACTCGACCTGTTGAAACAGCTCGGGGCATTCCCACAAGCAGTAGCAGATGCCGCTGAGAAATTCGCGCCGCATAAAATGACGCAATACGTTTTCGAACTCGCTTCTGCACTACACAGCTTCTACAATGCAGAAAAAGTACTCGATCCGGAAAACAAAGAATTGACGCAATCCCGCATTGCACTCATGAGAGCAGTCCGCATTACATTGCAGAACAGCTTGAAGCTGCTCGGCGTTAAAGCACCTGAACAAATGTAA
- the glpX gene encoding class II fructose-bisphosphatase, with amino-acid sequence MERSLTMEIVRVTEAAALSAARWMGKGQKNEADGAATEAMRKVLGTIPMNGKVVIGEGEMDEAPMLYIGEELGTGSGPDVDIAVDPVEGTSIVANGSWNALAVIAIADRGHLLHAPDMYMKKIAVGPEAVGKIDINASVTDNLKAVAKAKNKDIEEVVATILDRPRHKEIIDEIRQAGARIKLIEAGDVAAAINTAFDSTGVDILFGTGGAPEGVISAVALKCLGGEMQGILMPEDDEQRERCKKMGIEDINKVFYMDDFCGGDDAIFAGTGVTDGELLKGVQFKGGKAKTQTMVMRAKSGTVRFIEGEHRLDLKPNLVIE; translated from the coding sequence ATGGAACGTAGTCTAACAATGGAAATTGTACGCGTAACGGAAGCAGCAGCACTTTCAGCAGCACGCTGGATGGGTAAAGGTCAGAAAAACGAAGCGGATGGTGCAGCAACTGAAGCTATGCGTAAAGTGCTTGGCACAATTCCGATGAACGGAAAAGTCGTTATCGGCGAGGGAGAAATGGACGAGGCTCCAATGCTGTATATCGGCGAAGAACTTGGTACTGGTTCCGGACCTGATGTAGATATTGCAGTAGACCCAGTGGAAGGCACGAGCATCGTGGCAAACGGTTCATGGAACGCACTTGCTGTTATTGCAATTGCGGACAGAGGCCACTTGCTTCATGCGCCGGACATGTATATGAAGAAAATTGCAGTAGGCCCGGAAGCGGTAGGTAAGATCGATATTAACGCATCTGTTACTGATAACTTGAAAGCAGTTGCTAAAGCGAAGAACAAGGACATTGAAGAAGTTGTCGCAACTATTCTTGATCGTCCGCGCCACAAGGAAATCATTGATGAAATCCGCCAAGCAGGCGCTCGCATCAAACTGATTGAAGCAGGAGATGTTGCAGCTGCAATTAACACTGCTTTTGATTCAACTGGTGTTGACATCCTATTCGGTACTGGTGGTGCTCCTGAAGGTGTAATCTCGGCTGTAGCCTTGAAATGCCTTGGTGGTGAAATGCAGGGAATCCTAATGCCGGAAGACGATGAACAGCGCGAGCGCTGCAAGAAGATGGGCATTGAGGATATTAACAAAGTATTCTATATGGACGACTTCTGTGGCGGAGATGATGCAATCTTTGCAGGAACAGGCGTCACAGATGGCGAATTGCTTAAAGGCGTTCAGTTTAAAGGCGGCAAAGCGAAGACACAGACAATGGTTATGCGTGCGAAGAGCGGTACAGTTCGTTTTATTGAAGGTGAACACAGACTCGATCTTAAACCGAACCTTGTCATTGAATAA